In Saccharothrix syringae, the following are encoded in one genomic region:
- a CDS encoding putative glycoside hydrolase: MTLPKRNERARRRFARRGRTRTTLALIAAVVTAAALVTPTAAAIPDPAAAPVGGGRVQSFWLHWNNTAVSDATLAREAQRRGYVVLNAWEGDLAARFKAANPAIRVFVYKDLSSTRSYACHNGVDDAHLPAGIGFCAAERDHPEWFLLDPQGHRFEYSGYSGHWQMDVGNTAYQDAWAKNVIASARAGGFDGVFMDNALFPCDAYHEGVCPAKYPTDAAIQDAYESMLANTRDDFVAAGLKTVANLANARLHAGAWDAYTEHLDGGFDEWWLTFGDGDLLSEYPEGWSRQVAEIASNEARGKMTWVQPHFSAGAERPYRYALASYLLAAGGRSAIAEIDRTDGYGDASPWHAEYDWDLGAPIGAYRAVARNVYQRDFACGTVVVNANRTDTAAVTVRVDGTHTDERGSSVTSVALRGTSGSILRKRC; encoded by the coding sequence ATGACCCTGCCCAAACGAAATGAACGCGCTCGGCGCCGCTTCGCGCGACGCGGCCGGACCCGCACGACCCTGGCCCTCATCGCGGCCGTCGTGACCGCGGCGGCGCTCGTGACCCCGACCGCGGCGGCCATCCCCGACCCGGCCGCCGCCCCGGTCGGGGGCGGCCGGGTCCAGTCGTTCTGGCTGCACTGGAACAACACCGCGGTCTCGGACGCCACCCTCGCCCGCGAGGCCCAACGGCGCGGCTACGTGGTGCTCAACGCCTGGGAGGGCGATCTGGCCGCGAGGTTCAAGGCCGCCAACCCGGCGATCCGGGTGTTCGTCTACAAGGACCTCTCCTCGACCCGGTCCTACGCGTGCCACAACGGCGTGGACGACGCGCACCTGCCCGCCGGCATCGGTTTCTGCGCGGCCGAGCGCGACCACCCCGAGTGGTTCCTGCTCGACCCGCAGGGCCACCGGTTCGAATACAGCGGCTATTCCGGCCACTGGCAGATGGACGTCGGCAACACCGCCTATCAGGACGCGTGGGCCAAGAATGTGATCGCCAGTGCCCGGGCGGGCGGCTTCGACGGCGTGTTCATGGACAACGCGCTGTTCCCCTGCGACGCCTACCACGAGGGCGTGTGCCCGGCGAAGTACCCGACCGACGCCGCCATCCAGGACGCCTACGAGTCGATGCTGGCCAACACCCGCGACGATTTCGTCGCCGCCGGCCTGAAGACGGTCGCGAACCTGGCCAACGCGCGGCTGCACGCCGGCGCCTGGGACGCCTACACCGAGCACCTCGACGGCGGCTTCGACGAGTGGTGGCTGACCTTCGGCGACGGCGACCTCCTCTCCGAGTACCCGGAGGGCTGGAGCAGGCAGGTCGCCGAGATCGCCTCCAACGAGGCGCGCGGCAAGATGACCTGGGTGCAGCCGCACTTCAGCGCGGGCGCCGAGCGGCCCTACCGGTACGCCCTGGCCAGCTACCTGCTCGCCGCCGGCGGGCGGTCCGCGATCGCCGAGATCGACCGGACCGACGGCTACGGTGACGCCTCGCCGTGGCACGCCGAGTACGACTGGGACCTCGGGGCGCCCATCGGCGCGTACCGGGCGGTGGCGCGCAACGTCTACCAGCGCGACTTCGCCTGCGGCACGGTCGTGGTCAACGCCAACCGGACGGACACGGCCGCGGTGACCGTGCGGGTGGACGGCACCCACACCGACGAGCGCGGTTCCTCGGTGACCTCCGTGGCGCTGCGCGGCACCTCGGGGTCGATCCTGCGCAAGCGGTGCTGA
- a CDS encoding DUF4132 domain-containing protein — translation MGWLDAASGYQVRLGENGRVQCRNGKGKLLSSVPASLKDDPRVVQLRQLAEWLARHEAECLSTVDQWMVRSLPVPTALLAEVWADAAWASALRDLVVIAADEVGFLRDADPERGLGLVNLDGDTVRLRPDTVRVPHPVLLDDLGELREFGAELGVEQKVQQLFRQTFARPAEPAAGTSVGDYRGGRFEQLNHALGRCRSLGYPVRGGDAVYAAFEGGRVVEARYWLGSDYPEGETWTGDLRWVLEDGTALPLADVGPVAWSEGMRMASAIHAGRVVEEAAVA, via the coding sequence GTGGGCTGGCTCGACGCCGCGTCCGGGTACCAGGTGCGGCTGGGGGAGAACGGGCGCGTCCAGTGCCGCAACGGCAAGGGCAAGCTCCTCTCCTCGGTACCCGCTTCGCTCAAGGACGACCCGCGGGTCGTCCAGCTGCGCCAGCTCGCCGAGTGGCTGGCCCGCCACGAGGCCGAGTGCCTGTCCACAGTGGACCAGTGGATGGTGCGCTCGCTGCCGGTGCCCACCGCCCTGCTGGCCGAGGTCTGGGCGGACGCCGCGTGGGCGTCCGCCCTGCGCGACCTCGTCGTCATCGCCGCCGACGAGGTCGGCTTCCTGCGCGACGCCGACCCCGAGCGCGGCCTCGGCCTGGTCAACCTCGACGGCGACACGGTCCGGCTCCGCCCCGACACCGTGCGCGTCCCGCACCCCGTGCTGCTCGACGACCTGGGGGAGCTGCGCGAGTTCGGCGCCGAGCTGGGCGTGGAGCAGAAGGTGCAGCAGCTGTTCCGGCAGACCTTCGCCCGCCCCGCCGAACCCGCGGCCGGCACGTCGGTCGGCGACTACCGGGGCGGGAGGTTCGAACAGCTCAACCACGCCCTGGGCCGGTGCCGCTCGCTGGGCTACCCGGTGCGCGGCGGCGACGCGGTCTACGCCGCGTTCGAGGGCGGCCGGGTCGTGGAGGCCCGCTACTGGCTCGGCTCGGACTACCCCGAGGGCGAGACCTGGACCGGTGACCTGCGCTGGGTCCTGGAGGACGGAACCGCGCTGCCGCTCGCCGACGTCGGGCCGGTCGCGTGGTCCGAGGGGATGCGCATGGCCTCGGCGATCCACGCCGGGCGCGTGGTCGAGGAAGCGGCGGTGGCCTGA
- a CDS encoding ATP-binding protein — MTAPRQVDPAEDAHREELAFLAAHDDGPRPPGWRLTPRAAVTFVLGSDGPLALPEPVPGLPARLAISPKFVGERALVERAVVTLAGERGLLLVGEPGTAKSMLSELLAAAVSGSSQLVVQGTAGTTEDQLRYGWNYALLLAEGPSPRALVPSPVLTAMRTGAVVRVEEVTRCLPEVQDALVSILSDRRIAVPELSGTDAATVHAAPGFTVIATANLRDRGVSEMSAALKRRFNFEAVGPIGDLAAETALVRRQASSALERVGAPFAVDDVVLEVLVTAFRDLRNGVSEEGWSVERPSTVMSTAEAVSVATSLGLADAYFPGDRDPLSLLPGHLLGVVRKDDPGDSARLLGYWDGAVRRRAEQGARTWRRLWELRDVLDA; from the coding sequence GTGACCGCACCCAGGCAGGTCGACCCGGCCGAGGACGCCCACCGCGAGGAGCTGGCGTTCCTGGCCGCCCACGACGACGGCCCCCGGCCGCCGGGCTGGCGGCTCACCCCGCGGGCCGCGGTCACCTTCGTGCTCGGCAGCGACGGCCCGCTGGCGCTGCCGGAACCGGTGCCGGGGCTGCCCGCGCGCCTGGCGATCAGCCCGAAGTTCGTCGGCGAGCGGGCCCTGGTGGAACGGGCCGTGGTCACCCTCGCCGGCGAGCGCGGCCTGCTGCTGGTCGGCGAACCGGGCACGGCCAAGTCGATGCTGTCGGAGCTGCTGGCGGCCGCCGTGTCGGGCAGCAGCCAACTGGTCGTCCAGGGCACCGCGGGCACCACCGAGGACCAGCTCCGCTACGGCTGGAACTACGCGCTGCTGCTGGCCGAGGGCCCGAGCCCGCGGGCGCTGGTGCCCTCGCCGGTGCTCACCGCCATGCGCACCGGTGCCGTGGTGCGCGTCGAGGAGGTCACCCGCTGCCTGCCCGAGGTGCAGGACGCGCTGGTGTCGATCCTGTCCGACCGGCGCATCGCCGTGCCCGAGCTGTCCGGCACCGACGCCGCCACCGTGCACGCCGCGCCCGGCTTCACCGTGATCGCCACGGCGAACCTGCGGGACCGGGGCGTGTCGGAGATGTCGGCCGCGCTCAAGCGGCGGTTCAACTTCGAGGCGGTCGGCCCGATCGGCGACCTGGCCGCCGAGACGGCGCTGGTGCGCAGGCAGGCGAGCAGTGCCCTGGAACGGGTCGGCGCGCCGTTCGCCGTGGACGACGTGGTGCTGGAGGTGCTGGTCACCGCGTTCCGGGACCTGCGCAACGGGGTGTCCGAGGAGGGGTGGTCGGTCGAGCGGCCCTCCACCGTGATGAGCACGGCCGAGGCGGTGTCGGTGGCGACCTCGCTGGGCTTGGCCGACGCGTACTTCCCCGGCGACCGCGACCCGCTGTCGCTGCTGCCGGGGCACCTGCTGGGCGTGGTGCGCAAGGACGACCCCGGCGACTCGGCCCGGCTGCTCGGGTACTGGGATGGTGCGGTGCGCCGCCGGGCCGAGCAGGGCGCCCGCACCTGGCGGCGGCTGTGGGAACTGCGCGATGTCCTCGACGCCTGA